In Nocardia sp. NBC_01327, the genomic stretch TTGACAACAGGGGCCGCGGGCCCTGGCGGCGACTGCGCTCGGAAGAGCAGCAGGGCCCCGAACATCCGCGGATGCGACGTGGTGGCGGCGGCCCGTTCGGTGAACGTGGTCCCCGCGGCGAGCACGGCCCGCACCGGCACGGCCACGGTCGTGGCTTCGGCCCGGACTTCGGTCCCGGCGGCTTCGGCCCGGGCGGCTTCAGCGCCGGACCCCTCGGCCGTGGACGTGGTCGCGGTGGACGCGGACGTCGTGGCGATGTGCGCGCGGCCATCCTCCTGCTACTGGAGGACCGGCCCATGCACGGCTACGAGCTGATCCAGCAGATCCGCGAGCGCAGCCAGGACGTCTGGCGTCCCAGCCCGGGTTCCATCTACCCCGCGCTGGCACAGCTCGAGGACGAGGGTCTGGTCATTATCGAGAAGGTGGCCGGTCGTAAGACCGCCAAGCTCACCGAGGCCGGCACCGCCTACCTCGAGGAGAATCGCGCCGATCTGGGCGATCCCTGGCAGGACGTCAAGGACGGCGTCGGCGATCAGGCACTCGATCTGCGTGGTCTGATCGGTCAGCTGATGGGTGCGGTCGCACAGGTCGCTTCGGTCGGCACACCCGATCAGGCAGCCAAGGCGGCCGAGATTCTCACCGAGGCCCGCCGGTCGCTCTACCGGATCCTCGCCGAAGACGACACACCCGAAAAGTAGTGGGTGCGCAACACCGCGACTTGGTGTGCGTTGTGACTCTTCACAAGAGATCATTCCTCTATGGGAATTCGGTCGAGTCGGATGCGAAAGCCGCTGTTGCGCAGCGTCGCACCGGTCGGGGTCATGATGCTGGGGATTATCGCGGGTGTCGGCGCGACACCGTGGGAAACCGGGGTGGCCGCGGCCGCGCCCGCGCTACGGCCGATCGAGGTGCCCAGCCAAGCCGGGCCGCCGCAGACCGAACATCTGGCAGCGGCCCGGTATCTCAAAGAACATCCGGACGCGGCGCCGGCGGGGTCGAATGACTTCGGCTGCAAGCCGAATGCCGACCACCCGCGTCCGATCGTGCTCGCGCACGGCACCGACTCCTCGGCCTATTCCGACTGGTCGGCGCTGAGTCCCGTGCTCGCACAGGCCGGTTTCTGCGTTTTCGCGCTGAACTACGGCGGCAAGGTCGGCGGTGACAGCTTCGGCACCGAGGACGTCTGGGAAAGTTCCGCGCAGATCGGCGATTTCGTCGATCAGGTGCTCGCCGCCACCGGAGCCGCACAGGTCGATATGGTCGGATTCTCGCAGGGCGCCAGCGTCACTCGCTACTACATCAACAAACTGGGTGGTGCGCCCAAGGTCGGCCAGTGGGTCGGCATGGCCTCGCCCAGTTACGGCGGCATCATGTACGGGCTCGTGCCGGTGGCCGATAGAGCCCCGGTGCTCTACGAGGTCGTGCAGCAGGCCACCTCGCTCGCCGCGATCCAGCAGGCGGCCGGCTCGCCCTTCATCAAGGATCTCAATGCGGGCGGTGACACCGTCCCCGGTGTGCGATACACGACAATCGGCAGCCGCGTGGACGAGATGATCCAGCCGTTCGCCAATATCGCGCTACACGGGGAGGGCGCCACCAATCTGGTGCTGCAGGATATGTGCTCGACCGATCTGACCGGGCACTTCCACATGGTCTACGACCCGTATGTGCAGCAGATGGTGCTCAATGTCCTCGATCCCGCGCATGCCGTGCAGCCCACCTGCACCGCCGTCGCGCTGGGCACCGGCATCAGCGATGTGGTGCTGGCCGCACATTCGTAAGCCGCCTCAGCCCGGTGCGTGGCGTGGCGGCTTCGTCTTATCCGTAAAATGAGACGACCGCATTCATTCGCACCGGGAGTTGCCCGTGACCATCCAGCCTGTCCGCCTGTTCGGCGATCCGATCCTGCGCGCTCGCGCGGCGGAGGTCGAGACGTTCGATCCCCAGGTGCG encodes the following:
- a CDS encoding PadR family transcriptional regulator, translated to MENFDNRGRGPWRRLRSEEQQGPEHPRMRRGGGGPFGERGPRGEHGPHRHGHGRGFGPDFGPGGFGPGGFSAGPLGRGRGRGGRGRRGDVRAAILLLLEDRPMHGYELIQQIRERSQDVWRPSPGSIYPALAQLEDEGLVIIEKVAGRKTAKLTEAGTAYLEENRADLGDPWQDVKDGVGDQALDLRGLIGQLMGAVAQVASVGTPDQAAKAAEILTEARRSLYRILAEDDTPEK
- a CDS encoding esterase/lipase family protein; translated protein: MRKPLLRSVAPVGVMMLGIIAGVGATPWETGVAAAAPALRPIEVPSQAGPPQTEHLAAARYLKEHPDAAPAGSNDFGCKPNADHPRPIVLAHGTDSSAYSDWSALSPVLAQAGFCVFALNYGGKVGGDSFGTEDVWESSAQIGDFVDQVLAATGAAQVDMVGFSQGASVTRYYINKLGGAPKVGQWVGMASPSYGGIMYGLVPVADRAPVLYEVVQQATSLAAIQQAAGSPFIKDLNAGGDTVPGVRYTTIGSRVDEMIQPFANIALHGEGATNLVLQDMCSTDLTGHFHMVYDPYVQQMVLNVLDPAHAVQPTCTAVALGTGISDVVLAAHS